The stretch of DNA CAATGAAGCCGGAAACCCCGGATCTTTCAAAAAAAAAGTTCTGGCGTAGAATAGGTCTGATTGTTCATttactccctccgatccttttTAGTTTGCATATTAGATTTGTCTGAAGTCAAGCTTCGTAAAGTTTGCCCAACTTTATAACAAAAAACCAACATTCACAATGTGAAATCAATACTAGTAGATGCGTCATGACTTAAAAGTTTCATGTTGTATAACTTTATCAtggtagatgttgatattttttcatataaatatggtcaaactttgtaGAGTTTGACTTCAAACAATTCTTATATGCAGaataaaaaggaccggagggagtatttcaTATATAGTCCACGAGTAACACCATCCACAAAACGGGCCAAGAGACCAATTCATATGTGCTAGGAAACAATATCGCCCTCGTCCTGAAGCCACGCAGCTACATAAATGATATCAGAAACCCAGTACCACCAATCCAGCATGTCAAAGACCCAGCTAAATAAACCCAGGACCACCAATCGACCAATCCAGCACATCTAAAGACAACATCACATCCACCATCCATAGGATAGAACCGGCGCACGGTTTTCTTACGTTTTCTCTCTACTAGGGATCAACTCAACTAAAGTAAGCAACATTTTCACCGTGCCAGCGAGACAGACCAGACTATACAATTCTTCATGTCAAAGACTCATCAGGATACCAAATTCGTCGACGGGATTTGAAGCACGAGAGAGCAGGGGCAGGGAGACGTGCCTAGTTGTCACACGCCCTAAACAGAGTCAGCAGGCCCAGGAACAGATTGATGATGTCAAGGTAGAGCGTGACGGCAGCCCAGACATACTCGTCATACTTGTAACGCTTGATGATGCTGCCCGTGTCATAGACAATGTAGCCACTGAAGATGAGTGCCGCCAGCGTGCCATAGATCATGTGAGAGAGCTTGCCCAGCGGGAAGAAGATCTGCAAACAGAAGTCATGATCAGTACTTGCATTATAGAATAGAGAAGACTGATAGGTAAATGGGCGACACACCTAACTAGAGAAGGGAACGGACGGCATCTAACCTGAATGAAAGCAAAGACGAGCAAAATCGTCAGAGAAGCAAATAGGAAAGGACCAAGGAAGCTAAAGTCCTTGCCCCTCCTTGCAGCCCAGAAGGTGTAAGCAGTGAGGCTCAAGACAACCACAATTGTAAGAATCCCAGCCTGCAAAATGACCTTGCCTGCACACATAGCGGACTATTTTAGCAGTGGTTCTTTATCAAAGAAAACCCATCCTACCAACAAAGTacaaaacacacacacatatatataagAGGACGGCTACTAAATGAACTAATTGCTTTCTTACCATCGCATACATCTCTAAATGAACTATCATGTAAATTTGACTAAACAATAAAGCACATGCATGCTAAAATCTGAAGTAAATGGCAGTGATGCATTGAAGAAGCAAACTAGCAGCAACCTCCTGCGATGTGGTACAAGATAGAAAGAACCTTGGAATTGGTACAACCCCAAAATGCAGTGGTGAACACTAACGCAAACACAAATGGATGACAGATCACAGAGTGCCTGTCAATATAACTATGTCTAAATCGAAAGATTATGTATTTTCAATCACTTTAATCCAATGAGATTTAACCAGCACATGCATGAAGCATCTATTGTCTTATCACGACACTAGTATGATATATCAACTGAAAATCCTTTCTATCTTGATAAAAGTTTAAGCTAGTCCTGCAACCTAAATCACGTCCTTACCAAAACCATGTCAACTTGAGCAGCTCGGCTGGCATATTATTGGACAAATCGGCCCTTCAGATCAAAGAGCAGCTCGGCTGACATATTATTGCTATCATAACACTATGTATCTTAAAACAAATAGTTGCCGGAAGAAACAGTAAAAATATATGCAAGTTCCAACCAATGTTCTATGAAAAGCAAAGGTTACTGTTTGCCAGTTTCTTAGTGAAAAAGTAACCGCTGAAAATAGCAAAGCCAGCTCTTCTAAAAAGGTAATCCTGCTAGCTGGCAATACTACAAATGCTTCTAACTCAGACAAGCATATCAATCATAAATCGTGACCAACAACTACAATTTGCCCTCAACACAGACTAGGAAAATGCATCAACTACAGTCACATGGGCTGCCTGGCCGTGTCTACCATTTGCACAGGTATGGCAAATTGGCAGCGGATGTATTTCTGAACCCAGTCCACACGCAAACAAAATGCTTCACAATAACAGTATGAAACTATCAATTGTCGCACATGGTGACTAGCACAATTGCCATACGATAACAGTAGGAAGCTAATAGTACGAAAATATCTACTAGCCATGGATATGTAATGAATTAACACAATGAGAGGGGCATTAAAGGCACATGGTGAACAGGCTAGGAGTTGGCAGATGTGACTCAAGAATTTGATGGTGCAGGAGCTATCAGATTCTGATGATAGCATGTGCTGATTTACATAAGCAGCAGAGCGACTCAAGAAGAAGCTAGGAGCAGAAAGAGTACCACTGGTAAAGGCACATGTCAAGCCCACAGAGAAGCTGATGGCCACTGTGAAGACGCCAAGAAGCAGCAAGTTGATTGGGTGCTTCTGGCGGTAGATGTGCAGCGGGCACAGCACTGCGTAAAAACAACAAGCATTTTAGCAAGTGGCACAGCACTGCATACCAAAAATTAACAGGCATTTTAGAAACAGAATAACTTCCAGCTGCAATTCACAAAGCTACCACGTCCCAATCTACAGTAGTATAGCAAAATTAAGAGTGCATGGGACGTTCCTGCAAAAAACAGGAGTTGTAATCCATAGCTTTGCAGGGACGAGAATGCAAAGAAAGCAAAGGGAAAGTTAGTCCTGTCCTGTGACCAAGGCCCTCAAAATCGGACATAATTAAATCTTTTATTTTTTGCGGGAAGGACATGATGAAATGGCACGCATACAAATTCGTCGAAATGCCCGGAAGCAACGACCTTTTATTTTCAGGGGATTCACTCCAAGTCTTTATGCTTGCAGGCGTACAATCAAGAAAGAGCTCCAGTGGCTAGTTCACAGAGCGAAACGAAAATCTTCTTCAGATCTACCAAATTGGGACCgtggattccgataattgtgcaaCATATTTGTTTTGTGGCGTTTAAAACGCACTTGTTGTATGTCGTAACTTAATTTTGTACAGCCCCTGTAGGCCTTGACATACAGGCTCTGTTTCTTTTACCAAAAAGAAAAAACCCTCGCTGCAATTGGATCACAAATTCGTAATGGAGGAGAAATGGTTTGAGGCCTCACCGACGAAGGGGAAGACGAGGATGAAGACGTACAGCCCGAGGCCGGCGTAGGAGGAGACGAAGAAACGCGGGATGCTGCTGACTTTGACGAAGACGACCGCGACGGCGGCGGTGAGGAGCAGCTGCAGGCAGAGGACGACGTAGATCTTCCGGATGAGCGCCCAGCGCAGCTCGGGGCTCTCCGTCGTCCCCTTCGGTACCGCGGTGCCCGCCTCGATATCGCCGCCGCCCTTCATCTCGCCCGGCGTTGCCTCCGGAGGTAGGGTTTTCGCGGGTGTGGCGGAAAGCGAGCGGGGGAGTGGGCAGGACGGAGCAAAGCGAACGGAGGCAGTATATAGTCAGATCAGATGACACCGATCAACCTgctgggcccactggtcaggcaGAAAAGAATCATAGACGGTGGAATTGTTAGGCGGTTTCTTCTTGTTGGGAGAAAGGCAGATGCTATCTTTTTCTTTTCTGATCGATGATTAGCAAAAGAGagtccgtgcgttgcaacgggagaaaaagaAGTCATAATCTTCAATGGCGATGATCATATTCTGTTCACATCTCATCATCGCATGATTTGGAAATTTGTTCACAAATACAAGAAAATGTTTCTTTTTTGAAATTTATTAAAAATTGAAGCAATGTTCACATTTTCGAAAAAATATCGTGGTTGTGAAAAAACTTGGTACTTCAAAGAATTATTATGAAATTCAGAAAACGTTGTTTTAAAAGCATACTATAATATTCCAATCCACCCGGCAGTTAACTCTTCAAAATTCACGCGGGTGTAAGTCACAAACACTCAGAAGCATTACTGTTTAACTACGTATTCGATCATTCGTGAACACTTCACAAATTTGGGAACATTTTTTACTATTTACAAAAAAAACTTTAAAAATTGTGACATTTTTTTACATTGCGGACGGTTTTTAAGCATTTTCTTTTGAATCGGCGAACAATTCTAGTATAGAGGAACATTTTTTTCGAAATTGTTGGATATTTTTTGAAAaccacgaacattttttgaaatgcatGAACATTTTCTGAATCAACAAACATTTTATGAAACAATAAACTCTTTTGTAATTCAAGAAATGTTTTCCAAAATTTACGATATTTTTCGAATTAGCAAACATTTTTTCAGTTTAATTAATAATTTTTAATACACGGACTTTTTTTCAAACTGATATACTCTTTTATTTTATGAACATTTTTCCAAAATCACGAACATTTCTTTGAATATGCGAATATTTTTAGAAAAATCCTGAGCATGTTttaaattcacaaacattttatGTTTTCTTGGACATTTTATTTCAAAAATACTCAGTTTTTTAAAATTTCAAAAGCTTTTGGAAATTGCTAATTATTtaaagtaaaaaaataaaaaaagaaactaaaaaaCTGGCGTGCGCACATGTGCCGGCCCAAACGGTATAGTAGGTTCCTATGCTTGGGCCGGCCCAGGCGGGGGATCCCGTGCAAAACGTTTTTGTCACTTATAGGTGGCATTGGGTAATATTTTGCAATTTTAATGACATACCGCCAGAAGCAATAGGCCCTTTATTATTAGGTATAGATATGAAGGGAAAGAAATTGGACAGGGGCTCTGTGCTTCTGTCCGCCTCGATAGCCACACAAGAtaggttttttatttttttcgagGAAAAATAACATAGGTTTTTTCTCGAGCGGTTTCGAATTTTGGATTTGTGGAGAGGGAACAAGTGGAGGTGCACTAAAAGAAATACCAGAAAAGACGGTATTCCATACAACCTTGTCCGCTCATATGACCGGCCGTATGACGTGGAAACCGATGCTCCTCGTCCACCTGAATAACCTTTATAAACGTGCCTTCGCCAAATGGATAACAGAGAGCCACCGAAACAACcaatcttcatcatcaccgtaGCCATCTTCAACAACCCTAGCCACCGCCATTTCCCATCTCCATAGCCATCACCTTCACCTCCACCATAGCTCTCAGCAATGTAGTCATACTTGTAATCGTGTATCAGACACGACATCTATTGTAAGACATATtatcaatatatcaatcttcatgatGTGTTCTTTGTGTGATCTTCATGTGTGAGTAGTTCGGTAAGGTATGGGTTGAGGCAAAAGCCTTGCAACCAGAAGTATTTGTTGTGGGGATCAACAGAAGGGTATTGAATTAACATCTCGTATGTGTGAAATAAAATGGTTCCATAGTTGTCTCTTGTCTCGTTCGCGTTCTTCATCCATGCAGGTACCCAGAATCACGTAGGACGAGCCATGGAGAGGCTAAGGGCAGGGAGACCAtgaagtgttattgtgaatactAGTGACAGAAAGGTTTAGTACGGTAACACGGATCCTATCCCTGGGGCACAAGACATGTAGTCATAAATGTCCAATGCTTTTGTCTGATTATAGCAATCTTAATTATCGAGGCAACCCCGTGCAACAGATAGGGCATTTAGTTGGACACCTAACTTTTGATGCAGGACGCGTGCGGTCAAGACATAATTTGGACACATCCCCCACTTCGGTACATAACAAGCACATCTTGATGGGTGTCTTCAAGAGCACAAATTAAGATCATATCTAATCATAACACAAATATATGGTTGTAAGCATTAAGACCTCATACCCATGCCTATTTTTTATTATAACTGTCTTCCAACAGTTGTTTGGTTTCGATCCGGTCAAAAGCTAGAATTATTTCTTTAACAAAAGCTTGCTTAAGACCCTAGCTTAAAGGGCATCATCCTCCCGTGGGATCAATAACTCAGGGTCACCTCTGGGAAAAAAGGAGAGAATCCTTTCTACCCTATTTTTGGATCACCAAAGGAAGTAATCACTGGCGTGGATTCATACCCCACGGTCCCTGCCAGTTGTAACTCAAGTACCAGTGGCGGACGTGACTTTGCATTCGCAAATGTGCCCGCCACTCATATTTTGGCTCATGGCTTTTGTGGATGAAAATACTAGTGGCTGACACGGACTGCAGCCCGGCACTAGTAACAAAAATATCAGTGGCGGTCGCGACTTTTGTGGCCTCCAATGGTAATTTTTAGATGACTTATGGAAAGTACCAGTGCGGGCATTTTGGCTAGCCCGTGACTGGTGTTTTTGCTAGTTTTTTAGAATGTTTGGGTTTTAGTGTTTTAGGTTTAGGCTTATGCTTTAGTTTTTCTACATTAAAGTTACATCATTGGAAGTTCCATGTAAGAGCTTCTACAACCGAACCCCTCAAGCCCCCCCCCTAAACGTCTGGGCGGATAGCCGGAACACAACCTGGccacaaaatcaccactcaaccATCCCCCACACACCCAGCCCAAACGTATGGGTTGTCCGACATCCCTCATGTCCATCTCATATGCGGGGCGGATATGGGAACGCTCGGGCGTGCCCAAACGCGTCTGCCACGTCGGACTTATGGGTGGGGAATGTGCAAAAAACCATCAGTCCCCTGGGTTCTTCCTTCTATTTTGTGAGGACACATTCATGTCGTCACTCTAGCGCACTACACAAGAGACCAAAATATGCTATTTAAGACGGGTGACGAAGGTGACCCTAGGTGCTCCCATTCCCCTCCTCTCCATGTAGTCTGCGCCGCCATCGCTTCCACCTCCCCTCCCCTTTCCAAAGTGAGCTTGGCGTCTGCAATGGTCTGGCAAAAGGTATTACAAATTGATCACAACCAAGTGTTGAGAGGAGACCGCCACCGAGGAGGCACGTCATGCTTCTCAAATTGTGGCGTAATAAGAGGAGGTAACAGAGAAAGAGGAGGAGGTAGTGCcatgggaggaggaggaggaggaggtgttgaaGGAGGAGGTGGGTCTGTAGGATATGGAGGAGGAGGTGTGGGTGTGGAGGTTGTGCCCAGTGGTTTTGGCATGGATGAGGTGTACGCAGGGTTCCAACACGCCAATGCCACGGAGACCGCCACCGAGATTCGTGCCACCAGAGGAGGTGATTGTGGAGGAGGTAATGGAGAAGGAGGAGGTGATTCTATAGGGTCTCAAATTGAGAAAATATAGATAACGGACACAGAAAACCAAATTTTTACATGGCACGCATAATAGTGTTTATTGAGATTGGAAGCAGTGATCGCTTTACATACAAACCTGTTTGTTCCTTCTCGAAACATAATTTTCTTCATGGGAGATGGTGCGGGTTGTAAGCAGCCTACATGAAAACTTTCACAAAATATTctcaattttttaccacatcctCTAGTGACCATATCATTACTCCATGCCAAGTCTCCAGGCTTAGTTAAATTTCTTATAATTATAATGGCAGTAACCTACATCCCAGTAAACACCACAAGTAGTAAACACCACAAATAATATTTCCAAATCCACTTTGGTCTATAATTTCATGTACATGTAATTCAAAATTGAATTATATCAAGTAAACTCTAGAGAGGTACTTAATGGCTTAAATATAACAAATGACCATCCGAAAATGCCAAATTTTGACAAGTTACATGCAATGGTGCGTGTTTAATGCGAGAAAAAATTGAAGGACAATGGAGGAAGCAGTGGTCGCTTCCGATGTAAACCTTACCCATGCCCTCTCGAAATCTAGTTTCTTCCTCGAAAATGGTCTAGTTTGTAAGCAATATTCATGACAAATTTTGTGAAGCATTCTCAAATTTTTTTACGATAGCTTCTGAGGGCTATATAATGACACCATTGCCAAGTCTTGGAATTTTTGGTTCGTTTGAATTCCTGAAAATTAAACTGGCAATAACCTACATGCCGGTAACCAGATCTCAGACCACTAGTGTATGAGACTGCTTTTAATTTATGGTATTTGGGCTAAACATATACAAATACCATCATAGTATATTTTTATTTACTTTTGGTCATAACTGCATGTACATGCAGTCGAAACTTTAGTGATATCCATTAGATAAAATAAATGCACTTAATGGTTTAAATATAGCATATAGCAAACGGGCCCAAAAAAAATCAATTTTGACATGTTTCATGTAATAGTACATGTTGAGTGTGCGCAAAATTTGAAGGCCAGTGAATAAATCAGCAGTCGCTTTACATACAAACCGGATCAGGTTCCTCTTGAAACCTAATTTCTTGCTCGTAGATGATCTGATTTGTAAGTAGTGTACATGACACTATTGCAAAAAATTGTCAAATTTGTACCAAAGCCTCTGGGGGTATATCATGACACCGTGTCCAGTCTCAGGACTTTTGTGCTTCATTTGAATTCCTGAGAGTTAAAATGACAATAACCTAAATTTTGATGGCCGAATCTTGGACCCGTGGTGTATGAGACTCTTTTTTTGTGGTATATGGGCTAAACATATACTAAAGACCATCTATAATATTTTTAACCCACTTTTGTCCATAATTGCTACTCGCAAGGTTTTGTCTCATGAGAAACATGACATTTTCCCTCTCGAAATCTGCAAAGGACATAATCTTGACAGTACCCTCATGCCTCGAACTACTGTTAGCATGACATGATCCGTGAAGATATCTGTGGCGTTGTGCAAACCCTTGATACAATATGTCCATCTCCTCGTCGTGCAAGATGTCACTTATCATATCATCGTGTGGTAATGCTTGAAACCTTCCTCCAACAATAGACCCTCGTAGGGTCGGACGATAGTGTAGGGCTGGTTTTGGGAGGCACACTTATCCTTGAAGGGTTGATGAGCGTGACGAAACAGTGATTTTTGACTCCCAGGGAATGCGGAGGGAGGGCAGAGCCCGGGCTAGATGGGGTGtcttctcttttttcttcttaCTTCTCGGTTGGGCCGGGTCCTGGTGCTGCTACTATACGTGCGTTATTGCATAATTGCAACTTCATTGAGTCGACGAGATTTGTCGTAGTAGAGTCCACCGTGAAATTGTTCTTTTTCCTTATTTTTTTAGGACAAGCTTTGTTCTTCTTATTCCATTCATTCTTTTAAGCATCATGCTAATTCCTTTTCATTATGTAATATTTTTACACATAGTGCATACAACACACTCATTTTTATAAAGAAACGCAGGATCCATGTACTTAAAGCCTATTGATTGCCAAAGAAACACATAATCCATGTACTTGAAACTTATTGATTGGCAAAGAAACACATAATCCATGTACTTGAAGCCTATTGGTCGAGACATCTATCCACGGATTGATGACATGGCGTAGCCTATTGCTTTTTTGTTTGAGATGGACAATGGCGTattgcttcttctttttttgaCATGGACATGACCTACTACTAGTGGAAATAAATCACATCCACCGTCCACACCAAACAAAAATATGTATGTCCTCCTCGAGGCGCTGCAAGTTCCGCCTTTTGTTCTCGGTGCGAATTTCAGGTAACTCGCCGGTTGCCGGAAATTTCTATGCCCCGGGAAAATTTGTTACCACCCAAAATTTTGGAATTCAATATGTATACGTTATGGCAACAAGGCACTTGCCTTAGCGGTAGGGAGCTTGACCTGATATGGTCACGTCACTGGTTCTATTCCCCGTTTtgtaaaataaaataaagtatTATCGTGTCATCCAAAGCTTATTAAAATTAAAAGTTGTGGTGCGAAAGTACCAAGTCAAACTCTCAACCTTTTATCCCTTCCCCTCAAAAAAAATCTCAACCTTCTATAGTTGATCGACAACTTGAATAGAAAGTACTTCGTGTACGCAATGGGTTAAGTGAAAATATATATGGACGTTGAAAAATAGAATTCCAAAGTCATTTGAAGATTTTTGGGCGAAAACCCTGGATTTTTTAGAACGGGGTACACGCACCCCCTCCCCCCGTCGCGCCCCCAATAAAACCGGAATAAGAAACATTGGTCTACACCCATGCAAGGATCCGACACCATCTAGGAACACTCGGCATCCGGCACCATGGTGGAGCAACGTCGTGGGAAAGGCTCCAGATGGTGCGAAGCCGCGTCCAGTCCAGCTGTCGCAAGGACACTGCATCATGGTGGACACCGCCACAGGCTACTACCGGGGTACTACTCCGTGGTGGAGTCCGCGATTGAGGCACTCCTCCGATCTTCCCGGAACCAATTGTGCCGAACATTGCATCCTCTCCATCCGGTCTGTCGCCTACCACAGTAGCTGCCAGCCGCCAAGCCTGACCCCTTCGCCAGGATCATGGAGATGACGACAATAACGGTGGCGCTTCGTCCCCGAGCTCCTCCCCTAAGCACAGTCAACACCTCTCCACCGGTGGAAACAAGAATTTTTAATATGTCCGATGAATTGGTATAGCTAATTTCTATGTATTTTATACAACTAACATTAATCTATAGCCCAGTTTTTTAATATCGGCTAACCTGTATGATTCCTAATCTAAGGTACCTAGGTTTAACGGTCTTGTGCAACTAGCAAGACTAGCAAGGTAGATACCCTTATTAGAACTATTGAGGACACAAGTAAAGTTCTATTTCTGTTTCTAAAATGATTCATGTGTAGAATACCATCACTTCCAT from Triticum urartu cultivar G1812 chromosome 3, Tu2.1, whole genome shotgun sequence encodes:
- the LOC125546018 gene encoding protein LIFEGUARD 2-like; protein product: MKGGGDIEAGTAVPKGTTESPELRWALIRKIYVVLCLQLLLTAAVAVVFVKVSSIPRFFVSSYAGLGLYVFILVFPFVVLCPLHIYRQKHPINLLLLGVFTVAISFSVGLTCAFTSGKVILQAGILTIVVVLSLTAYTFWAARRGKDFSFLGPFLFASLTILLVFAFIQIFFPLGKLSHMIYGTLAALIFSGYIVYDTGSIIKRYKYDEYVWAAVTLYLDIINLFLGLLTLFRACDN